In Tenebrio molitor chromosome 8, icTenMoli1.1, whole genome shotgun sequence, a genomic segment contains:
- the Mcm3 gene encoding DNA replication licensing factor Mcm3, with protein MIDNQDVDQRLRDMQREYLDFLDDEEDQGKYSQLVKDMVADKSRRLKVNVNDLRRKNPARAKSLLNNAFEEQSAFQKAVKEYVFTVAHEYAKESDDFFVAFEGSFGNKHVTPRSLTSRYLGNLICVEGIVTKCSLIHPKVVRSVHYCPVTKKVMERKYQDLTSLEAFPSSSLYPTKDDEGNVLETEFGLSVYKDHQTISIQEMPEKAPAGQLPRSVDVICDNDLVDQCKPGDRIQVVGNYRCLPNKQGSFTSGTFRTVVIANNLSQLSKEANPCISREDVARCKQLARSHKNIFNLLAKSLAPSIHGHEYIKRAILCLLLGGVEKVLPNGTRLRGDINVLLIGDPSVAKSQLLRYVLCTAPRAIATTGRGSSGVGLTAAVTTDQETGERRLEAGAMVLADRGVVCIDEFDKMSDMDRTAIHEVMEQGRVTIAKAGIHASLNARCSVLAAANPVYGKYDQYKTPMENIGLQDSLLSRFDLLFVVLDSVDEDHDLMISDHVVRMHRYRNPTEQDGEVLPMNSTVDVLSTIKPSDMDDEKETPMYEKYDALLHGGSRKRTDKILSVDFMRKYIHFMKILKPVLTEQASEIIANEYSKLRSEDLLDNDVARTQPVTARTLETMIRLATAHAKARMSRSVTEQDAHAAIELVQYAYFKKVLEKEKKRRRRNSDSDSEDEEIEQQQQRPKKSRQTRSGFGEESEEEVHTQSSERTADETMEVDITPSITDNRLTQFKTSLQRAFRDNRAQSLSLVRVRDSVNTDNVEPFTQGEIHAAIDQMTEENQVMMADGIVFLI; from the exons ATGATTGATAATCAAGATGTGGACCAGCGTCTGCGGGACATGCAACGCGAGTATCTCGACTTCTTGGATGATGAG GAGGATCAAGGAAAATACTCGCAGTTAGTCAAGGATATGGTCGCAGACAAGTCCCGACGTCTAAAAGTAAATGTGAACGATTTGCGCCGCAAAAATCCAGCTAGGGCAAAGTCCCTTCTCAACAACGCTTTTGAAGAGCAGTCAGCCTTCCAGAAAGCTGTAAAAGAATATGTGTTCACAGTAGCGCATGAGTATGCCAAAGAAAGTGACGATTTTTTTGTAGCATTTGAGGGGAGCTTTGGAAATAAACATGTCACACCAAGAAGCCTGACTTCGAGGTATTTAGGCAACTTGATCTGTGTGGAAGGGATTGTCACTAAAT GTTCTTTGATTCATCCCAAAGTGGTGAGGAGTGTGCATTATTGTCCTGTTACAAAGAAAGTGATGGAGAGGAAGTACCAGGACTTGACTTCATTGGAAGCCTTTCCCAGTTCATCTCTGTACCCCACAAAG GATGACGAAGGCAACGTCCTCGAGACCGAGTTCGGTCTGTCAGTCTACAAAGACCACCAGACCATCTCCATCCAAGAAATGCCTGAAAAAGCCCCCGCCGGCCAACTCCCACGCTCCGTCGACGTAATCTGCGACAACGACCTCGTCGATCAGTGCAAGCCCGGCGACCGCATCCAAGTAGTGGGCAACTACCGCTGCCTCCCCAACAAACAGGGGAGCTTCACTTCTGGCACCTTCCG AACCGTGGTGATCGCCAACAACCTGTCCCAACTGAGCAAAGAAGCCAACCCTTGCATCTCTCGAGAAGACGTCGCCCGATGCAAACAACTCGCTCGCTCCCACAAGAACATCTTCAACTTGCTGGCCAAGTCGCTGGCGCCTTCGATCCACGGACACGAGTACATCAAGCGGGCCATACTGTGCCTGTTGCTGGGAGGGGTGGAGAAAGTGTTGCCCAACGGCACCAGATTGAGAGGGGACATCAACGTCTTGTTGATAGGCGACCCCAGCGTCGCCAAATCGCAACTTTTGAG ATACGTGTTGTGCACGGCGCCGAGAGCCATCGCCACGACGGGGCGGGGTTCTTCAGGGGTGGGTCTCACGGCAGCCGTGACCACCGACCAGGAGACAGGCGAGAGAAGACTAGAGGCCGGGGCGATGGTACTAGCCGACAGAGGGGTGGTCTGCATCGACGAATTTGACAAGATGTCGGACATGGATCGTACCGCTATTCACGAAGTCATGGAACAGGGAAGAGTTACCATCGCCAAAGCAGGGATCCACGCCAGTTTGAACGCCAGATGCTCGGTACTAGCCGCTGCGAATCCCGTCTACGGAAAG TACGACCAGTACAAGACCCCGATGGAGAACATCGGCCTGCAAGACTCTCTTTTGTCGCGTTTTGACTTGCTCTTCGTCGTGCTGGACTCGGTCGATGAAGACCACGACTTGATGATCTCAGATCATGTGGTCCGGATGCACCGTTACAG AAACCCCACGGAACAAGATGGCGAAGTACTACCGATGAATTCCACCGTCGACGTCCTCAGTACCATCAAACCCAGCGATATGGACGACGAGAAGGAGACTCCGATGTACGAAAAATACGACGCGCTCTTGCACGGAGGCAGCCGCAAGCGCACAGACAAGATCTTGAGCGTGGACTTCATGCGAAAGTACATCCATTTCATGAAAATCCTGAAGCCGGTGCTGACCGAACAAGCTTCGGAGATAATCGCCAACGAGTACTCCAAGCTGCGGTCGGAAGACCTCCTCGACAACGACGTCGCGAGG ACCCAACCAGTCACCGCTCGTACTTTGGAAACCATGATTCGTCTGGCAACCGCGCACGCGAAGGCCCGCATGTCCCGCAGCGTGACTGAACAAGACGCCCACGCTGCCATCGAGCTGGTGCAGTACGCCTACTTCAAGAAGGTCCTGGAGAAGGAGAAGAAGAGGCGCAGGAGGAACTCGGACTCGGATTCCGAAGACGAAGAGATCGAGCAGCAACAGCAGAGGCCGAAGAAGTCCAGACAGACG AGGTCAGGATTTGGAGAGGAGTCGGAGGAGGAAGTCCACACGCAAAGCTCCGAAAGGACGGCGGACGAGACCATGGAGGTGGACATCACGCCTAGCATCACAGATAACAG GTTGACGCAGTTCAAGACTAGTCTTCAAAGGGCCTTCAGAGACAACAGGGCCCAGTCTTTGAGCCTGGTCCGCGTGAGAGATAGTGTCAACACGGACAACGTCGAGCCCTTCACCCAGGGAGAAATCCACGCGGCCATCGACCAAATGACAGAAGAGAATCAAGTGATGATGGCGGACGGAATCGTCTTTTTGATCTAA
- the Xe7 gene encoding A-kinase anchor protein 17A isoform X1, which produces MNAFQTCRNTSDAVPLYLPQHLYLKPAARLTISIQLPNVKKLEKSISHWEIMEKLRSAIKPDEFSVLKVSKTTVEFVRFEAEIENRTRLDRVVSKLDNNSIKLKEIPNLLRLKAAEARSDFPTRHKWDAFFQEAKDMDEMKPGQRPDTIHISNLPVKWFVPYHMTDEEDVTPSEKLFYRVFEKFGMIRYVDIPTCDPYRKKMKEQISGVKAHSFDEKEFFEGYVQFKDYIGFTKTMDALKGMKLMRKEEDEALCVSIKVDFDRSKHLSDASIRRREIVRDRLVKKQKEREEKEKNELDAKKMKEHNERQKEISLKTEKEQRRREREAKRKAKLLEKLKINSCDEINDKIAKEEKKLMKAQRKLEAIRLVEELFRRIKDKKDELHMYSKSKSASGNELKKFKDMSELEVLTRRQKLHNAIEGRVVLKSILSGKRKSRSGSTSSSNTSLSIENDQTDSRNNLAPDMLYDPNWYAYNYPAPMYPPPLRGTYHLYPRRPHSRAPLAGPSRGRPFSRGRGYRSRYRGGYRHNFAPHYAPEVEEEYLKYFSKFFNDHDRRSRSRSRRRTYSRSRSRSRRRSSSYSRSRSRSRSPRRSRSRRRSRKSGSRFTPSPKRKSRSVDSSKFVSPKSLRKGRSKSWSTPKDGEKERRSWSRTPEKK; this is translated from the exons ATGAATGCTTTTCAGACATGCCGGAATACATCAGACGCGGTCCCACTGTACCTCCCCCagcatttatatttaaaaccaGCGGCTCGTTTGACCATTTCGATTCAGCTCCCGAACGTGAAGAAGCTGGAGAAGAGCATCTCCCACTGGGAGATCATGGAGAAGTTGCGCTCCGCGATAAAACCCGACGAGTTCAGCGTGTTAAAAGTGTCGAAGACCACCGTCGAGTTCGTGCGGTTCGAGGCAGAAATCGAGAACCGGACGAGACTCGACCGAGTCGTGTCGAAACTCGACAACAATTCCATCAAACTCAAAGAAATCCCGAATCTCCTTCGCCTGAAAGCTGCAGAAGCCAGGTCAGATTTCCCGACGCGCCACAAATGGGACGCGTTCTTCCAAGAGGCCAAAGACATGGACGAGATGAAGCCGGGACAGCGCCCCGACACCATACACATTTCGAATCTGCCTGTGAAGTGGTTCGTCCCGTACCATATGACTGACGAGGAGGACGTGACGCCCTCTGAGAAGCTGTTCTACAGGGTTTTCGAGAAATTCGGGATGATCCGGTACGTCGACATCCCGACTTGCGACCCTTACAGGAAGAAAATGAAGGAGCAGATATCGGGGGTCAAAGCGCACTCGTTCGACGAGAAGGAGTTTTTTGAAGGTTATGTGCAGTTCAAGGACTACATAGGATTTACCAAGACGATGGACGCTTTGAAAGGTATGAAACTGATGCGAAAAGAGGAGGACGAGGCGCTTTGTGTCAGTATAAAAGTAGATTTTGATCGGTCGAAGCATCTGAGCGATGCGTCGATCCGGCGGAGAGAGATCGTGAGAGACAGACtcgttaaaaaacaaaaagagagAGAagaaaaggagaaaaatgaacTGGACGCCAAAAAAATGAAGGAGCACAATGAAAG GCAAAAGGAAATCAGCTTGAAGACGGAAAAGGAACAAAGAAGAAGAGAGCGGGAAGCTAAAAGGAAAGCGAAATTACTTGAGAAGCTGAAGATCAACAGTTGCGACGAGATAAATGATAAAATAGCCAAAGAGGAAAAGAAGTTGATGAAGGCGCAAAGAAAACTCGAGGCTATTCGACTCGTAGAGGAACTCTTTCGTCGAATTAAG GACAAAAAGGACGAATTGCACATGTACAGCAAGTCCAAGAGTGCTAGCGGTAATGAA TTGAAGAAGTTCAAAGACATGAGCGAACTAGAGGTTTTGACTCGACGCCAGAAATTACACAACGCTATAGAGGGAAGAGTAGTGTTGAAAAGCATTCTTTCGGGGAAAAGGAAGTCGAGGAGTGGTTCCACGTCAAGCTCTAACACTTCTTTGTCTATAGAAAATGATCAAACGG ACTCCCGGAACAACCTCGCCCCCGACATGCTCTACGACCCGAACTGGTACGCCTACAACTACCCGGCCCCCATGTATCCGCCGCCCCTCCGCGGAACGTACCATCTCTACCCGCGCCGCCCCCATTCTCGAGCGCCGCTCGCGGGTCCCTCTCGAGGTCGTCCGTTTTCGAGAGGGCGAGGCTACAGGTCGCGTTACCGCGGCGGCTACCGCCACAATTTCGCTCCACATTACGCCCCTGAAGTCGAGGAGGAGTACCTGAAGTATTTTTCAAAGTTCTTCAACGACCACGACAGGAGGTCGAGGTCGAGATCGCGACGGAGGACATATAGTCGGTCGAGATCGCGTTCGCGACGTCGCTCGTCGTCCTACTCGAGAAGTCGCAGCAGGTCGAGATCCCCGAGGAGGTCTAGGTCGAGGAGGAGATCGAGGAAGTCGGGGTCGCGGTTTACGCCGTCGCCGAAGAGGAAGTCCAGGAGCGTGGACAGTTCGAAGTTTGTCTCGCCGAAGAGTTTGAGGAAGGGGAGATCGAAGTCGTGGTCGACGCCAAAGGATGGGGAGAAGGAGAGGAGGTCGTGGTCAAGGACGCCGGAGAAGAAGTGA
- the Xe7 gene encoding A-kinase anchor protein 17A isoform X2 produces the protein MEKLRSAIKPDEFSVLKVSKTTVEFVRFEAEIENRTRLDRVVSKLDNNSIKLKEIPNLLRLKAAEARSDFPTRHKWDAFFQEAKDMDEMKPGQRPDTIHISNLPVKWFVPYHMTDEEDVTPSEKLFYRVFEKFGMIRYVDIPTCDPYRKKMKEQISGVKAHSFDEKEFFEGYVQFKDYIGFTKTMDALKGMKLMRKEEDEALCVSIKVDFDRSKHLSDASIRRREIVRDRLVKKQKEREEKEKNELDAKKMKEHNERQKEISLKTEKEQRRREREAKRKAKLLEKLKINSCDEINDKIAKEEKKLMKAQRKLEAIRLVEELFRRIKDKKDELHMYSKSKSASGNELKKFKDMSELEVLTRRQKLHNAIEGRVVLKSILSGKRKSRSGSTSSSNTSLSIENDQTDSRNNLAPDMLYDPNWYAYNYPAPMYPPPLRGTYHLYPRRPHSRAPLAGPSRGRPFSRGRGYRSRYRGGYRHNFAPHYAPEVEEEYLKYFSKFFNDHDRRSRSRSRRRTYSRSRSRSRRRSSSYSRSRSRSRSPRRSRSRRRSRKSGSRFTPSPKRKSRSVDSSKFVSPKSLRKGRSKSWSTPKDGEKERRSWSRTPEKK, from the exons ATGGAGAAGTTGCGCTCCGCGATAAAACCCGACGAGTTCAGCGTGTTAAAAGTGTCGAAGACCACCGTCGAGTTCGTGCGGTTCGAGGCAGAAATCGAGAACCGGACGAGACTCGACCGAGTCGTGTCGAAACTCGACAACAATTCCATCAAACTCAAAGAAATCCCGAATCTCCTTCGCCTGAAAGCTGCAGAAGCCAGGTCAGATTTCCCGACGCGCCACAAATGGGACGCGTTCTTCCAAGAGGCCAAAGACATGGACGAGATGAAGCCGGGACAGCGCCCCGACACCATACACATTTCGAATCTGCCTGTGAAGTGGTTCGTCCCGTACCATATGACTGACGAGGAGGACGTGACGCCCTCTGAGAAGCTGTTCTACAGGGTTTTCGAGAAATTCGGGATGATCCGGTACGTCGACATCCCGACTTGCGACCCTTACAGGAAGAAAATGAAGGAGCAGATATCGGGGGTCAAAGCGCACTCGTTCGACGAGAAGGAGTTTTTTGAAGGTTATGTGCAGTTCAAGGACTACATAGGATTTACCAAGACGATGGACGCTTTGAAAGGTATGAAACTGATGCGAAAAGAGGAGGACGAGGCGCTTTGTGTCAGTATAAAAGTAGATTTTGATCGGTCGAAGCATCTGAGCGATGCGTCGATCCGGCGGAGAGAGATCGTGAGAGACAGACtcgttaaaaaacaaaaagagagAGAagaaaaggagaaaaatgaacTGGACGCCAAAAAAATGAAGGAGCACAATGAAAG GCAAAAGGAAATCAGCTTGAAGACGGAAAAGGAACAAAGAAGAAGAGAGCGGGAAGCTAAAAGGAAAGCGAAATTACTTGAGAAGCTGAAGATCAACAGTTGCGACGAGATAAATGATAAAATAGCCAAAGAGGAAAAGAAGTTGATGAAGGCGCAAAGAAAACTCGAGGCTATTCGACTCGTAGAGGAACTCTTTCGTCGAATTAAG GACAAAAAGGACGAATTGCACATGTACAGCAAGTCCAAGAGTGCTAGCGGTAATGAA TTGAAGAAGTTCAAAGACATGAGCGAACTAGAGGTTTTGACTCGACGCCAGAAATTACACAACGCTATAGAGGGAAGAGTAGTGTTGAAAAGCATTCTTTCGGGGAAAAGGAAGTCGAGGAGTGGTTCCACGTCAAGCTCTAACACTTCTTTGTCTATAGAAAATGATCAAACGG ACTCCCGGAACAACCTCGCCCCCGACATGCTCTACGACCCGAACTGGTACGCCTACAACTACCCGGCCCCCATGTATCCGCCGCCCCTCCGCGGAACGTACCATCTCTACCCGCGCCGCCCCCATTCTCGAGCGCCGCTCGCGGGTCCCTCTCGAGGTCGTCCGTTTTCGAGAGGGCGAGGCTACAGGTCGCGTTACCGCGGCGGCTACCGCCACAATTTCGCTCCACATTACGCCCCTGAAGTCGAGGAGGAGTACCTGAAGTATTTTTCAAAGTTCTTCAACGACCACGACAGGAGGTCGAGGTCGAGATCGCGACGGAGGACATATAGTCGGTCGAGATCGCGTTCGCGACGTCGCTCGTCGTCCTACTCGAGAAGTCGCAGCAGGTCGAGATCCCCGAGGAGGTCTAGGTCGAGGAGGAGATCGAGGAAGTCGGGGTCGCGGTTTACGCCGTCGCCGAAGAGGAAGTCCAGGAGCGTGGACAGTTCGAAGTTTGTCTCGCCGAAGAGTTTGAGGAAGGGGAGATCGAAGTCGTGGTCGACGCCAAAGGATGGGGAGAAGGAGAGGAGGTCGTGGTCAAGGACGCCGGAGAAGAAGTGA
- the LOC138136449 gene encoding venom protease-like isoform X1, with protein sequence MDPTTWFKLLALISLYPTKIHSDKSSFCKTPNGDVGRCIESKKCPKALTKCSEEMVCCPAMQKIVTPNTSPNPIIPTSAPPVVPPITIRNCLTLCKTSTEVVLVPVPIIEVTTKAPVTNAVTKCEEYKHRVKKRASIITYVFGGVSSLGKEFPHMAILGYGSPEKVEWLCGGSLISEQFVLTAAHCLITSNLGDLVRVRLGDLDLQSVSDDASPEDFGISLKIVHPNYHPPSQYNDIALLKLDREVDFNEYIAPICVQANRNLPNTNFIATGWGRTELGGAQSDILMKVDLDYFPNEVCRKNYDTISTELLSRGIVDDTQVCAGSYHDDRDTCQGDSGGPLQIRDDALYLVGITSFGKVCGVPNSPAVYTRVSYYVPWIEQIVWPQ encoded by the exons ATGGACCCAACCACCTGGTTCAAACTACTCGCCCTGATCTCGCTGTACCCGACCAAAATCCATTCGGACAAGTCCA GTTTCTGCAAGACGCCAAATGGCGACGTGGGGCGATGCATCGAGTCGAAGAAGTGCCCCAAAGCTTTGACCAAGTGCTCCGAGGAGATGGTCTGTTGCCCGGCGATGCAAAAAATTGTGACGCCCAATACGAGTCCCAACCCCATCATCCCGACCAGTGCCCCACCGGTGGTCCCACCCATCACTATACGTAACTGTCTCACTCTTTGTAAAACCAGTACTGAGGTAGTTTTAGTTCCAGTTCCGATAATAGAAGTTACTACGAAGGCGCCAGTAACGAACGCTGTGACAA AATGCGAAGAGTACAAGCATCGGGTGAAGAAGAGGGCGTCGATCATCACTTACGTTTTTGGCGGTGTGTCGTCCCTCGGCAAAGAATTTCCACACATG GCAATCCTGGGCTATGGATCACCCGAGAAGGTGGAATGGTTGTGCGGGGGCAGCCTGATCAGCGAACAATTTGTCTTGACGGCGGCTCACTGCTTGATCACTTCAAACCT AGGAGATCTGGTGCGGGTCCGCCTGGGCGATCTGGATTTGCAAAGCGTGTCCGACGATGCCAGTCCCGAAGATTTTGGTATCTCGCTGAAGATAGTCCATCCCAATTACCACCCGCCGTCGCAGTACAACGACATAGCTCTGTTGAAGCTGGACCGGGAGGTGGACTTCAACGAGTACATCGCGCCGATCTGCGTGCAAGCCAATAGAAACCTACCAAACACCAACTTCATCGCTACTGGTTGGGGGAGGACCGAACTGGGCGGAGCCCAAAGCGACATCTTAATGAAGGTCGACTTGGACTACTTCCCCAACGAGGTCTGCCGCAAAAACTACGACACGATTTCGACTGAACTCTTGTCGAGGGGGATCGTGGATGACACGCAGGTCTGCGCGGGGAGCTACCACGACGACAGAGACACCTGTCAG GGCGATTCCGGTGGTCCTCTGCAGATCCGCGACGACGCTTTGTACCTGGTGGGGATCACGTCCTTCGGGAAGGTTTGCGGCGTGCCCAACAGCCCCGCCGTCTACACCAGAGTCTCCTACTACGTCCCTTGGATCGAACAAATAGTCTGGCCTCAATAA
- the LOC138136449 gene encoding venom protease-like isoform X2 has protein sequence MDPTTWFKLLALISLYPTKIHSDKSSFCKTPNGDVGRCIESKKCPKALTKCSEEMVCCPAMQKIVTPNTSPNPIIPTSAPPVVPPITILPVPIIEVTTKAPVTNAVTKCEEYKHRVKKRASIITYVFGGVSSLGKEFPHMAILGYGSPEKVEWLCGGSLISEQFVLTAAHCLITSNLGDLVRVRLGDLDLQSVSDDASPEDFGISLKIVHPNYHPPSQYNDIALLKLDREVDFNEYIAPICVQANRNLPNTNFIATGWGRTELGGAQSDILMKVDLDYFPNEVCRKNYDTISTELLSRGIVDDTQVCAGSYHDDRDTCQGDSGGPLQIRDDALYLVGITSFGKVCGVPNSPAVYTRVSYYVPWIEQIVWPQ, from the exons ATGGACCCAACCACCTGGTTCAAACTACTCGCCCTGATCTCGCTGTACCCGACCAAAATCCATTCGGACAAGTCCA GTTTCTGCAAGACGCCAAATGGCGACGTGGGGCGATGCATCGAGTCGAAGAAGTGCCCCAAAGCTTTGACCAAGTGCTCCGAGGAGATGGTCTGTTGCCCGGCGATGCAAAAAATTGTGACGCCCAATACGAGTCCCAACCCCATCATCCCGACCAGTGCCCCACCGGTGGTCCCACCCATCACTATAC TTCCAGTTCCGATAATAGAAGTTACTACGAAGGCGCCAGTAACGAACGCTGTGACAA AATGCGAAGAGTACAAGCATCGGGTGAAGAAGAGGGCGTCGATCATCACTTACGTTTTTGGCGGTGTGTCGTCCCTCGGCAAAGAATTTCCACACATG GCAATCCTGGGCTATGGATCACCCGAGAAGGTGGAATGGTTGTGCGGGGGCAGCCTGATCAGCGAACAATTTGTCTTGACGGCGGCTCACTGCTTGATCACTTCAAACCT AGGAGATCTGGTGCGGGTCCGCCTGGGCGATCTGGATTTGCAAAGCGTGTCCGACGATGCCAGTCCCGAAGATTTTGGTATCTCGCTGAAGATAGTCCATCCCAATTACCACCCGCCGTCGCAGTACAACGACATAGCTCTGTTGAAGCTGGACCGGGAGGTGGACTTCAACGAGTACATCGCGCCGATCTGCGTGCAAGCCAATAGAAACCTACCAAACACCAACTTCATCGCTACTGGTTGGGGGAGGACCGAACTGGGCGGAGCCCAAAGCGACATCTTAATGAAGGTCGACTTGGACTACTTCCCCAACGAGGTCTGCCGCAAAAACTACGACACGATTTCGACTGAACTCTTGTCGAGGGGGATCGTGGATGACACGCAGGTCTGCGCGGGGAGCTACCACGACGACAGAGACACCTGTCAG GGCGATTCCGGTGGTCCTCTGCAGATCCGCGACGACGCTTTGTACCTGGTGGGGATCACGTCCTTCGGGAAGGTTTGCGGCGTGCCCAACAGCCCCGCCGTCTACACCAGAGTCTCCTACTACGTCCCTTGGATCGAACAAATAGTCTGGCCTCAATAA
- the Ipp gene encoding inositol polyphosphate 1-phosphatase, producing MSEMDLLQELIVVSEKAANVARLCRQNDHLFQLLIQKKRPDEANPRFVDDFKTLADVLIQQLVKHDVGSRFPKLRDSIFGEENNIFSNKLGETIAVEVRNNQQETADLLQVVLNEDAQAAELLAAEVHREVFLDDVNTKRPTGDFRVCLEDLGIWIDPIDSTAEYINGIEEVAACGISVSGLKCVTVLIGAYDKKTGLPLVGVVNQPFANYSENKWTGLCFWGVPSGTSLPPAPPPSRTICVSSSENRDVTLKLERTGYKIVEASGAGYKILAVITGLADAYVLTRDSTFKWDTCGPQAILRALGGDVVVCSRVGESVTYGDSRGDSCNRGGVVAYKEPKVLEDIVKCLA from the exons atgtcagaGATGGACCTGCTGCAGGAGTTAATCGTGGTGTCGGAGAAGGCGGCCAACGTGGCGCGCCTCTGTCGCCAAAACGACCACTTGTTCCAGTTGCTGATACAGAAGAAGCGCCCCGACGAGGCCAACCCCAGGTTCGTCGACGACTTCAAGACCTTGGCCGACGTCCTCATCCAGCAACTGGTCAAGCACGACGTCGGCAGCCGA TTCCCGAAGCTGCGCGACTCGATATTCGGCGAGGAAAACAACATCTTTAGCAACAAGTTGGGCGAGACCATCGCCGTCGAGGTCAGAAACAACCAGCAAGAGACCGCGGATCTCCTCCAGGTCGTTTTGAACGAAGACGCGCAGGCGGCGGAGCTCTTGGCGGCGGAAGTCCACAGAGAGGTATTTTTAGACGACGTCAACACCAAGAGACCAACTGGAGACTTCAGGGTCTGTCTGGAAGACCTGGGGATTTGGATTGATCCGATCG ATTCCACCGCTGAGTATATTAATGGAATTGAAGAAGTTGCCGCTTGCGGGATTAGCGTAAGCGGATTAAAATGTGTCACCGTGCTTATCGGGGCGTACGACAAGAAAACGGGGCTTCCATTAGTGGGAGTCGTCAACCAACCCTTCGCCAACTACAGCGAGAACaa GTGGACAGGTCTGTGCTTTTGGGGCGTGCCCAGCGGGACCAGCCTCCCACCCGCACCCCCACCCAGTAGGACGATCTGCGTCAGCAGTAGCGAGAACCGCGACGTCACGCTCAAACTGGAACGAACCGGTTACAAGATAGTCGAAGCGTCCGGCGCCGGTTACAAGATCTTGGCGGTTATAACCGGTTTGGCCGACGCGTACGTCTTGACCAGGGACTCGACGTTCAAGTGGGACACTTGCGGCCCCCAGGCGATTCTGAGGGCGCTTGGCGGCGACGTAGTGGTTTGTAGCCGCGTGGGGGAAAGCGTCACGTATGGAGATTCGCGGGGGGACAGTTGCAACCGCGGCGGGGTCGTCGCCTACAAGGAGCCGAAGGTGCTGGAAGATATCGTCAAGTGTTTGGCGTAA
- the LOC138136451 gene encoding trypsin-like, whose protein sequence is MSKTRILTQILLLLLITKSVESPSVRIVGGRPAHAADYPYQVSLKRSTNDVHFCGGSIITPRHVLTAAHCCFYIWGGELPPSMVSVFVGQLALKVKPSSVFRNASRIVVHPDHDEFLMSNDIAVVELDKDLPLNNKFIRTIPLNKQTVPANTSCMVSGWGLLQFEGEGMSQELLTTEVYTVDMTECTRRYQLVKIKLGKGAMCAVNDNRVSDACQGDSGGPLVCAGRLVGVISTGKECGNASFPGVYTDVRLFVPWIERVIKESEVTVTPPNSPRSQTVLSLQTPPESASSSKTFQTLVLTLVAIAQSVHILSDFCLVLRC, encoded by the exons ATGTCAAAAACCCGGATCCTGACACAAATTCTCCTTCTTTTGTTGATCACCAAAAGTGTCGAATCCCCAAGTGTGCGAATCGTCGGAGGTCGACCCGCCCACGCTGCCGACTACCCCTACCAG GTGTCCCTCAAACGCTCCACCAACGACGTTCACTTCTGCGGGGGCAGCATAATCACCCCTAGACACGTTCTGACAGCCGCACACTGCTGCTTCTACATCTGGGGCGGCGAGCTTCCTCCCAGCATGGTGAGCGTCTTCGTGGGGCAGTTAGCGCTGAAGGTGAAGCCTTCTTCGGTGTTCAGAAACGCCTCCAGAATCGTCGTTCATCCAGACCACGACGAGTTCTTGATGAGCAACGACATCGCCGTGGTAGAACTAGACAAGGATTTGCCcctcaacaacaaattcatcAGGACGATCCCTTTGAATAAGCAAACTGTTCCTGCGAATACCTCGTGCATGGTGTCCGGATGGGGACTCCTCCAGTTC GAGGGGGAAGGCATGAGCCAAGAGCTTTTGACCACCGAGGTGTACACTGTAGACATGACAGAATGTACCAGGAGGTACCAGCTGGTCAAGATTAAATTAGGCAAAGGGGCGATGTGTGCTGTCAATGACAATCGAGTCTCGGATGCTTGCCAG GGAGACTCAGGAGGACCTCTGGTTTGTGCAGGACGACTGGTGGGAGTGATTTCGACTGGAAAAGAATGCGGGAACGCGAGTTTTCCAGGGGTATACACCGACGTACGATTATTTGTGCCTTGGATAGAAAGAGTGATCAAGGAGAGCGAAGTAACTGTCACACCACCAAATAGTCCAAGAAGTCAGACTGTTTTAAGTTTGCAAACTCCTCCAGAGTCTGCAAGTTCGTCGAAAACTTTCCAAACTCTTGTGTTAACACTCGTGGCAATAGCGCAATCAGTTCACATACTTTCTGATTTCTGTTTGGTGCTCCGCTGTTAA